A region of Oceanicoccus sp. KOV_DT_Chl DNA encodes the following proteins:
- a CDS encoding tetratricopeptide repeat protein yields the protein MRWSPFLMLPLTGVVLLASSCSWIGQDEQEPPAELTLSALPTASLPIQGEPIASKSLAEVHALYRDALTADQHPVSQFQLKRRLAALEMMRGERRLFDGEPSEALFAETVSVYQELLAADIEPQSRDQLLYQLAKAHAMGGQLDESIDALSQLSSDHQQSALFVESEFRRAESFFSAGLYAEAGASYQKVVDAGVESAYYHNALYMVGWSRFKQNQYRLATDAFIATLDALAASSNNFYDLSKGDKELVKDCYRVLSVTFSYREGASSLNDIEGGLQAHHYLPDLYDALAMLYLSQERFQDSADTYKAFAATYPQADQSHEFFVRAIAMVERAGFAEEVLRDKRQYTQQFAVGSEYWQNHSAAVREKIAEHLQVFIPQLAKFYHARAQQLQKALTTAPVKKQDELRQEMLASYQQAADDYQQYIDSFPGDERLPEFHFLLAEARYDSGQYADAIIHYDIVAYDYPADKNAMEAGYAGILAYGRIIDTADEKALFAGAWKERRIASELRYARQFNQDPRVPDLVLHAAESLSVMKFDLAAIAAAEFLLPQEQNLALEQRRSVWWLIAQSSYRQQDYAYAEPAYQQAIQTLPAKDKRIQEWTELLAASIYKQGEAALVAGNNLQASEQFLRVIDVAPASSVRVTAQYDAAEQLLALEQWTQAIGLLKDFEQRFPNNRLVPAIPAKLVLAYEQTEDWQAAADEIMLMFAKTTDVEQQAELLFLAASYFERADNRAEAIVHYRQYAHNYPQYFATRLEAMNKMDSLYQQTGEPDKRRFWLRKIIATDAQAGSQRNDRSRHLAASASAVLADDAYQDFLAIKLKLPMKKSFKKKKQAMDKVVKAYTKTNDYGIEAFSTLAVYRLAEVYAQLSRDLMASERPAKLDELEREQYDVLLEEQAFPFEEKAIAIHEGNAQRSWDGVYNASVKKSFSALSVLLPARYGKQEQRVEWHEGIH from the coding sequence ATGAGGTGGTCCCCTTTTTTAATGCTGCCGCTTACCGGTGTGGTGTTGCTTGCTAGCAGTTGTAGCTGGATAGGGCAGGACGAGCAGGAGCCGCCCGCAGAGTTAACGTTGAGCGCATTGCCTACAGCGTCGTTGCCGATACAAGGTGAGCCGATCGCGAGTAAAAGTCTGGCAGAAGTGCATGCGCTTTATCGGGATGCGCTAACTGCGGATCAACATCCGGTCAGTCAATTTCAACTGAAGCGTCGATTGGCGGCTTTGGAGATGATGCGTGGTGAGCGCCGGTTATTTGATGGTGAGCCTAGTGAGGCTTTGTTTGCTGAAACCGTGAGTGTGTATCAGGAACTATTAGCCGCTGATATTGAGCCGCAATCGCGGGACCAGTTGTTGTACCAATTGGCAAAAGCCCACGCTATGGGCGGCCAGTTAGATGAATCGATCGACGCTTTGTCGCAATTAAGTAGTGATCACCAGCAATCTGCTTTGTTTGTTGAGTCAGAGTTCAGACGAGCAGAGAGTTTTTTTAGTGCCGGTTTATATGCCGAGGCAGGTGCCAGTTATCAAAAAGTTGTTGATGCTGGAGTAGAAAGTGCTTACTACCATAACGCCTTGTACATGGTGGGGTGGTCGCGCTTTAAACAAAATCAATACCGCCTTGCCACAGATGCGTTTATTGCTACGCTGGATGCGCTGGCAGCGTCTTCAAATAATTTTTATGACTTATCCAAGGGTGACAAAGAGTTAGTGAAAGATTGTTATCGCGTGTTGAGTGTGACGTTTTCCTATCGGGAAGGGGCCTCCAGCCTCAATGATATTGAAGGCGGTTTGCAGGCGCATCATTATCTCCCTGATCTTTATGATGCTCTGGCAATGTTGTATTTATCGCAGGAACGTTTTCAGGACAGTGCAGATACCTACAAGGCATTTGCTGCCACCTATCCACAAGCTGATCAGTCCCATGAATTTTTTGTGCGCGCCATTGCCATGGTGGAGCGGGCCGGTTTTGCTGAGGAGGTGCTAAGGGATAAGCGTCAGTACACCCAGCAGTTTGCCGTGGGAAGTGAGTATTGGCAAAATCATTCGGCCGCTGTGCGCGAAAAAATTGCTGAACACTTACAAGTATTTATTCCACAGTTAGCGAAGTTTTATCATGCTCGCGCACAACAGCTGCAAAAAGCGTTAACTACTGCGCCGGTCAAAAAACAGGATGAGTTAAGACAAGAGATGCTAGCCAGTTATCAGCAGGCGGCGGATGATTACCAACAATATATTGATAGTTTTCCGGGTGATGAGCGTTTGCCAGAGTTTCATTTTTTATTGGCTGAAGCGCGTTACGACAGCGGCCAGTATGCTGATGCTATTATCCATTACGATATCGTCGCCTATGATTATCCCGCCGATAAAAATGCGATGGAGGCTGGCTATGCAGGAATCTTGGCCTATGGTCGAATTATTGATACTGCTGATGAGAAAGCGCTGTTTGCCGGCGCCTGGAAAGAGCGGCGCATCGCCAGTGAATTGCGTTATGCGCGTCAGTTCAATCAGGATCCACGGGTGCCGGATTTAGTGTTACATGCAGCGGAAAGTTTATCGGTAATGAAGTTTGATCTGGCGGCGATTGCCGCAGCCGAGTTTTTATTACCGCAAGAGCAAAACCTGGCATTAGAGCAGAGGCGTAGTGTCTGGTGGCTAATCGCACAATCCAGTTACCGGCAGCAGGATTATGCTTATGCCGAACCCGCTTATCAGCAGGCGATTCAAACCTTACCAGCTAAAGATAAGCGTATTCAGGAATGGACTGAGTTGTTGGCCGCCAGTATTTATAAGCAGGGTGAAGCTGCATTGGTAGCGGGTAATAACTTGCAAGCCAGCGAACAATTTTTGCGGGTGATTGACGTGGCGCCGGCTTCCAGTGTGCGAGTGACGGCGCAATATGATGCGGCTGAACAACTGCTGGCGTTGGAACAGTGGACACAGGCCATTGGTTTATTAAAAGATTTTGAACAGCGTTTCCCAAATAATCGCTTGGTGCCTGCAATACCTGCGAAACTGGTTCTCGCTTACGAACAAACTGAAGATTGGCAAGCGGCAGCTGATGAAATTATGTTGATGTTTGCGAAAACGACCGACGTTGAACAACAGGCAGAATTATTATTTTTGGCGGCCTCGTATTTTGAGCGAGCAGACAATCGCGCCGAAGCTATTGTGCACTATCGTCAATACGCTCACAACTATCCACAGTATTTTGCTACGCGATTGGAGGCTATGAATAAAATGGATAGCCTTTATCAACAAACGGGTGAGCCCGATAAGCGTCGCTTTTGGCTGCGTAAAATAATTGCTACCGATGCGCAGGCGGGAAGTCAGCGCAACGATCGGTCGCGACATTTAGCGGCCTCGGCCTCAGCGGTATTAGCCGATGATGCTTATCAGGATTTTCTGGCAATTAAATTAAAACTGCCAATGAAAAAGTCCTTTAAAAAGAAAAAGCAGGCAATGGATAAAGTGGTCAAGGCGTATACCAAAACCAACGACTACGGTATTGAAGCGTTTTCAACGTTGGCGGTTTATCGACTGGCGGAAGTTTATGCCCAGCTCAGTCGTGATTTGATGGCCTCGGAGCGCCCCGCCAAGTTGGATGAGTTGGAGCGTGAGCAATATGATGTATTACTGGAAGAGCAGGCCTTTCCATTTGAGGAAAAAGCGATAGCTATTCACGAAGGTAATGCGCAACGCAGTTGGGATGGCGTTTACAATGCTTCAGTGAAAAAAAGTTTTAGTGCACTGAGTGTGCTGTTGCCTGCGCGCTACGGTAAACAGGAGCAGCGAGTAGAATGGCACGAGGGGATTCACTAA